One window from the genome of Cryptomeria japonica chromosome 6, Sugi_1.0, whole genome shotgun sequence encodes:
- the LOC131052812 gene encoding cytochrome P450 750A1-like — protein MAYRRKYGSIVFLSLGSVPAVVISSPAMAKEFLKTHDLVFATRPNCKFGKYVCNDHQDVAFSSYGAYWRHSRKLLTVELLRVKRTESFRFVREEEVSAMVASIWQESGEGTQCVDVKKRLSSVTQKITCRMFASRTYSDNDLIGGLGFKQMVDEMFTVAGAFCIGDFIPYLDWLDLHGFRRRMKAVHKIFDGFAEKVIDEHILDNGKRNKDRVKDIVDVLLSKAETESETISRTHIKATILDMLNGGTDTSVTLMEWAVSELVRNPSTLARAQQELECAVGRNRTVKESDVMKLDYLRCVVKETFRLHPPLPLLVPHESMEGCSVGGYFIPLKTRLYVNVWAMGRDESVWKDAHQFKPERFMGCNKDVRGQDFDLLPFGTGRRACPGISMGLSVIELALAQLIHCFDWTVEGEVDVAEEFGIIAPRKNPLFASPKWRLATEYLS, from the exons ATGGCCTATCGTAGGAAATACGGATCCATTGTGTTCCTTAGCCTGGGATCTGTCCCCGCCGTTGTGATCTCTTCTCCTGCTATGGCAAAAGAGTTCCTCAAAACTCATGATTTGGTTTTTGCAACCAGACCAAACTGCAAGTTCGGAAAATATGTATGCAATGATCATCAAGACGTTGCGTTTAGCTCCTACGGGGCGTACTGGAGGCATAGTAGAAAACTGTTGACGGTGGAGCTGCTCAGAGTAAAGAGaactgaatctttcagatttgtaAGAGAGGAAGAAGTGTCCGCCATGGTCGCCTCCATCTGGCAAGAAAGCGGGGAAGGAACGCAGTGTGTGGATGTGAAGAAGAGACTCTCTTCCGTCACACAAAAGATTACCTGCAGAATGTTTGCCAGCAGGACGTATTCCGACAACGATTTGATTGGAGGGCTTGGCTTCAAACAAATGGTTGACGAAATGTTTACAGTGGCTGGTGCGTTTTGTATTGGCGATTTCATCCCTTATCTCGACTGGCTCGACTTGCACGGATTCCGTCGTCGCATGAAGGCCGTTCACAAAATATTCGACGGATTTGCTGAAAAAGTAATCGACGAACAcatattggataatggaaaacggaACAAGGATCGGGTTAAGGATATTGTAGACGTGCTGCTCAGCAAGGCCGAAACGGAGAGCGAAACAATCTCGAGAACCCACATCAAAGCCACGATCTTG GATATGTTAAATGGGGGAACGGACACATCGGTGACATTGATGGAGTGGGCAGTGAGTGAGCTGGTGAGGAATCCTTCAACGTTGGCACGAGCGCAGCAAGAGTTGGAATGTGCAGTGGGCCGAAATCGCACAGTAAAGGAGAGTGACGTCATGAAGCTCGACTACTTGCGATGCGTGGTGAAGGAAACCTTTCGACTTCATCCCCCACTTCCTCTGCTTGTTCCGCACGAGTCGATGGAAGGGTGCAGTGTGGGAGGATATTTTATTCCGCTAAAGACACGCTTGTATGTGAATGTGTGGGCGATGGGAAGGGATGAAAGCGTTTGGAAAGATGCACATCAGTTTAAGCCCGAGCGGTTCATGGGGTGTAATAAGGATGTGAGAGGTCAGGACTTCGATTTGCTGCCATTCGGAACGGGAAGAAGAGCATGCCCTGGAATTTCCATGGGTCTTTCTGTTATCGAGTTGGCACTCGCTCagctaattcattgctttgattggACTGTGGAGGGCGAGGTAGATGTGGCGGAAGAGTTTGGAATAATAGCTCCCAGAAAAAATCCGCTATTTGCAAGCCCTAAATGGAGACTCGCTACCGAATATCTTAGTTAA
- the LOC131052813 gene encoding cytochrome P450 71AU50-like, producing the protein MRSTKLFDEVQKKNEDLGKQVKIVMLNVRMCLHAQVQTTNPDWAPLYLPSAVGAGLLDSVKRVELRVSLHSSLLVFPFLEDSMESLICFHNVAVTIGVNLAALAKRYRSIVFLRLGSVSTVVICYPAMAKEFLKSHDLVFATRPNCTFGKHVSYDHKDVAFASYGAYRRWSRKLLDGGAAHSKEKPVFQICKRRRSVCHDRLRLAGKRARTQYVDVKKKLSSLNQNIVCRMFASRTYSDNDLIGELGFKKMVEEMFTVAGAFCICDFIPSLDWLDWLDLLGFRGRMQAVHKIFDEFAGKLIDAHILHNGKRNKDRVKDLVDVLLNKAQTESHTITGTRIKAMVLEIFRLHPPFPLLIPHESTEGCSVGGYFILPRTPLYVNVWAMGRDESVWKDAHMFKPKQFMGCNKDVRGQDFDLLPFGTGRRGCPGISMGLSVSELALAQLIHCFDLNVESKVDVAKEFGITVPRKNPLIACPKWRLGTEDPS; encoded by the exons atgaGAAGCACAAAATTGTTTGATGAAGTccaaaaaaagaatgaagatcttggAAAACAG gTGAAGATTGTGATGTTGAATGTAAGGATGTGTTTGCATGCACAGGTGCAG ACGACAAATCCTGACTGGGCACCACTGTATTTGCCTTCTGCCGTCGGAGCAGGCCTCCTCGACTCTGTTAAACGGGTTGAGTTACGAGTTTCCCTTCACTCAAGCCTCCTGGTTTTCCCTTTTCTCGAGGACAGCATGGAATCACTGATTTGCTTCCATAATGTGGCCGTCACAATTGGAGTT AATCTTGCGGCGCTGGCGAAGAGATACAGATCTATTGTGTTCCTTCGCCTGGGATCCGTCTCCACCGTTGTGATCTGTTATCCTGCTATGGCAAAAGAGTTCCTCAAAAGTCATGATTTGGTTTTTGCAACCCGACCAAACTGCACATTCGGGAAACATGTAAGCTATGATCATAAGGACGTGGCGTTTGCCTCCTACGGAGCGTACAGGAGGTGGAGTAGAAAACTGTTAGACGGTGGAGCTGCTCACAGTAAAGAGAAACCAGTCTTTCAGATTTGTAAGAGAAGAAGAAGTGTCTGCCATGATCGCCTCCGTCTGGCAGGAAAGCGGGCACGGACGCAGTATGTGGATGTAAAGAAGAAACTCTCCTCCCTTAATCAAAATATTGTCTGCAGAATGTTTGCCAGCAGGACGTACTCCGACAACGACTTGATTGGAGAGCTTGGCTTCAAAAAAATGGTTGAGGAGATGTTCACTGTGGCCGGTGCATTTTGTATTTGCGATTTTATTCCTTCTCTCGACTGGCTCGACTGGCTCGACTTGCTTGGATTCCGTGGTCGCATGCAGGCAGTTCACAAAATATTCGACGAATTTGCTGGAAAACTAATCGACGCGCACATATTGCATAATGGAAAACGGAACAAGGATCGCGTTAAAGATTTGGTAGACGTGCTGCTCAACAAGGCCCAAACAGAGAGCCACACAATCACAGGAACTCGCATCAAAGCCATGGTCTTG GAAATTTTTCGACTACATCCGCCATTTCCTCTACTCATTCCGCACGAGTCAACGGAAGGGTGCAGCGTGGGAGGATATTTCATTCTGCCAAGGACACCCTTGTATGTGAATGTGTGGGCGATGGGAAGGGACGAAAGCGTTTGGAAAGATGCTCATATGTTCAAGCCCAAGCAGTTCATGGGGTGTAATAAGGATGTGAGAGGTCAGGACTTCGATTTGTTGCCTTTTGGAACAGGAAGAAGAGGATGCCCTGGAATTTCCATGGGTCTTTCTGTTAGTGAGTTGGCACTCGCTCagttaattcattgctttgatttgAATGTGGAGAGCAAAGTGGATGTGGCGAAAGAGTTTGGAATAACTGTTCCCAGAAAAAATCCACTAATTGCTTGCCCTAAATGGAGGCTCGGAACCGAAGATCCTAGTTAA